Genomic segment of Methanonatronarchaeum thermophilum:
TTATGTGTCGTTCGATTACTTTAGCTCCTAACGCTGCTGCCACTAAGCTTGGTGATATTCCTTTTTCATGTCCTGAATATCCTATTATGTGTTCTGGGAACTCTTTTTTCAGTGTTTTTATTACGTTTAGGTCTAGTTCATTGATTTCTGATGGATAGTTTGCGTTACATTGCATTATTACGAGTTTATTGGATTCTTCAAAGATTTTAACTGCTTTTTTTATTTGTTGCATTGTGGAGCCACCGGTTGATAAGAAAACTGGTTTTCCTGTGTTTTTTATTTTCTGTAGGAGTTTTTTGTCTGTTAGTTTTGCTGAAGCTACTTTGTGGAATGGTATGTCATATTGTTCTATGAATTCGAAGCTGGGTAGGTCCCATGCTGATGCCGACCAGACTATATCTTTGTCTTTACAATATTCATCGATTTCATCGTATTCTTTTTTACCGAACTCGATTTTCTTTTTATATTCTAGGTAGGTTATGTCTCCCCATGGGGTTTCTCTAACTTGGTCTTTTTTGTGTTCCGGTAC
This window contains:
- a CDS encoding N-acetylneuraminate synthase family protein: MNKIVIDGIEISEESDPFFIAEIGINHNGSLDNAKEMIDMAADFDADAVKFQKREPDICVPEHKKDQVRETPWGDITYLEYKKKIEFGKKEYDEIDEYCKDKDIVWSASAWDLPSFEFIEQYDIPFHKVASAKLTDKKLLQKIKNTGKPVFLSTGGSTMQQIKKAVKIFEESNKLVIMQCNANYPSEINELDLNVIKTLKKEFPEHIIGYSGHEKGISPSLVAAALGAKVIERHITIDRAMWGSDQSASLDRPGLRRLIRDVKNIPKMLGNEEKTVYENEEKVMKKLRNKKTL